TTATGAACACGATTAATGTTTGACACAATTACAACAATTTCGTGGGAACGTCCTTCGAGCACAAGTAACTCCTGCGCGTCTGCGATGTGGAGATAACACGCCATCCGATCTGTGATGTCGTCGCCGCTTTCTGCAATCCCGACAATCTTGTATAGGTCGTTAGCGATCGAGCCGTCGGCGCCCTGCGAGACAATCACGATTTCGTCACCAACCGTCGCAGGAAGGTTTTTCGCAAGCCCCTTCCCTAAAACGGCTTCTCGTGCTGGCTGCGCTGAGATTACCTTTCCATCAACGATTTTCTTGTCAAATCGGGTGGCTTGGACTTCACGCTCCACATCAACGCCAATGATTTGTACAGTGGTGCTTTTTTCGCCGACCGAGCCGAGTCCCGCCGAGTAGACTCGCGGCGTCCACGCCTCTACCCCTTTTACACTCTCGATGGTTTCTCCGATTGACTCATAGTCATCCATCGTTTTGTAGAGCGACGGTTTATCGAGATAGTCTCCCCGATGCACCTGAATATGCCCGATGCGATTCTGCGTAAACATAGCGATAATGTCGGAATACGCGCCATCAGACCAACCGATGAACACGGACGACAGTGTAAATCCGACGATCATTGCGAGTGCGGTTAGGATTGTGCGTCGTTTTTGACGGAAGATGTTGCGGAATGCAATTTTAAGTGTCATCATGGTCTAAAACGTAATGCGTAAAACGTAAATGAAGTTGATTTATCTCCGCTTTTGAAGGTTTCGGCGTGTGAAGACTTTTTCGTCAATACCCTTGTCAAACTCGGCCTCCACGAACCGTACAAGGGTTTTATGCCCCTCTTTGTTCTGCGGTATCATCTCCATTACTGAAGGTATAGTCTTCCCGTCAAACGATTTGATCTCTTTGAAATTCATCACTCGCGTCAGACGGCCCGTTTCGTCGTAGAAATGCTGCCAAACCGGAACCCGATCACTCATTCGGATAGCGACGATAAGTTTGCCCCAGACAATCGGAGAATCTTCCTTTGGCAACAATTGAATGTAGAGATGGTCGGGTTGGGCATCCGCCGGTGTGATGAGTTCGTAGGTGTAATCATCAAGCATCGATGATTCTTTGACGAGGTCATCGTTTGTAAAGTCGGAACCCATCCAAGATCCCATCATCATTGACGGTGGTACTTTCATCACCTTGTTCGTCTTGGGGAGATAGTTCCACATTTCGTTCCCAATCCGCAAGGTCGCAACACCTTTCTCCTTTTTGGGCGACGTTATCAAGATGAAGGTTCTGTCCATCCCCTGCGTCCAGACTTCCAAAGCCAAGGTTCTCTCCCAGTGTGGCGTAACAATCTGCATCTCCATGTTCGTTTGGCTCGTTTCACTACGATAGAGTTCGTCCATTCGTTTGACGATAGCTTTGACATCAATATCCGTGGCATGGCTTTCCGCAAACGCCGGAAGTTGAGCGACGAATAAGGAAAACAAGACCACCAAACCGCATAGAGAGAAAAGATTCAAGGCAGACGTTGGAGGTTGATTTCTATTCATAGAAACAAGATCCCTTTCCGATGGATATCACTCCATCGCTTACTGATTCTTGGATATTTTTGCGAGCATCGTTATTAAAAAAAAGAGGTATATTATGCCAATCTGCTACAGTTATCCGACGCAATTGAAAGAGAAACGTTTAAGTACTTTCTGCCCATTTGTATATTTGTGCTTTCCCGTTGACACCGAGGGGAATTTTTGCTACGATGGTGGTTATTCCAACATTGAGAACCGCTCACTGACCAAGACCTATTCAATCGAATTCTGCGAGAAAGGAGAGTTTCCCCATGCGAAAGAAAC
Above is a genomic segment from Candidatus Poribacteria bacterium containing:
- a CDS encoding ABC transporter permease, with amino-acid sequence MMTLKIAFRNIFRQKRRTILTALAMIVGFTLSSVFIGWSDGAYSDIIAMFTQNRIGHIQVHRGDYLDKPSLYKTMDDYESIGETIESVKGVEAWTPRVYSAGLGSVGEKSTTVQIIGVDVEREVQATRFDKKIVDGKVISAQPAREAVLGKGLAKNLPATVGDEIVIVSQGADGSIANDLYKIVGIAESGDDITDRMACYLHIADAQELLVLEGRSHEIVVIVSNINRVHKITKAIEADLNSSTLDVAPWQVVAKAFYRAMQADKQGDAIGRIIIMLIVAIGVLNTVLMSVLERTSEYGVLKAVGTKPVQIFWLVVCEVLIIAFGSIVVGAVLGTAANHLLSIYGITMPQEFTYGGVKFQTMYAEVNARSLIIPAITVILSAGIVSIFPALKAARILPARAMRAH
- a CDS encoding outer membrane lipoprotein-sorting protein; this encodes MNRNQPPTSALNLFSLCGLVVLFSLFVAQLPAFAESHATDIDVKAIVKRMDELYRSETSQTNMEMQIVTPHWERTLALEVWTQGMDRTFILITSPKKEKGVATLRIGNEMWNYLPKTNKVMKVPPSMMMGSWMGSDFTNDDLVKESSMLDDYTYELITPADAQPDHLYIQLLPKEDSPIVWGKLIVAIRMSDRVPVWQHFYDETGRLTRVMNFKEIKSFDGKTIPSVMEMIPQNKEGHKTLVRFVEAEFDKGIDEKVFTRRNLQKRR